Genomic segment of Candidatus Methanoperedens sp.:
GGGACGGGCTTTCGCATATCGCACTTGGGGGCGTCGCACTTGGAATGCTTTTGAATGTTTATCCGGTTTTCACAGCCCTGGTATTCTCAGTCCTTAGTGCTGTGGGCATAAATACGCTGAGACGGGCAAAGATTTATGGGGACGTGGCGATAGCCATATTCTTTTCCGCGGGGCTTGCGGTGGCTGTGGTCCTGCTGAGCCTTGCAAAGGGGTTCAATACCGACCTCTTCACATATTTGTTCGGGAGCATCCTTACAGTGAACGAGACAGACCTGATGGTGATGCTTGTGCTTGGAATATTTACTACTGGCGCAGTTATCATGTTCTATAAGGAGCTTTTCTATATTACATTCGATGAAGCATCTGCAAAAGCCAGCGGTCTTCCCGTGGAAAAACTGAATACCCTGCTGGTTGTCTTGACTGCGATAACGGTAGTAGTGTCGCTAAAAATTGTGGGGATCCTGCTGGTTTCTTCTCTACTTGTAGTCCCGGTGGCCACAAGCCTTCAGGTTTCAAGGAATTTCAGGGAGACGATATTTGGCTCGATGGTTTTTGCGATATTCTCGGTAATAGCGGGATTGACCGTCTCTTTTTATTTCAACCTTGCAGCGGGAGGCGCGATAGTCCTGACATCAGTGATAGTATTCTCAATAGTTATGATTTATAAAAGTTATAGGCGATAAGGCCCGGGAAAGAAGTATCCTAATATACTAATGGGCGTAAAGTATAATATCTCACATTATAAGGATGAATTACAATTTATGGAGCTTGAAAACCTAAGACACGGGACGGAACTAATTAAAAGAGGATTTGCGGGAATGCAAAAAGGCGGGGTGATAATGGATGTCACCAACCCCCAGGAAGCCAGGATAGCAGAGATGGCTGGAGCAGTGGCGGTGATGGCGCTCCATGCGGTCCCCGCGGATATCAGGAAAGCCGGCGGGGTTGCGAGAATGGCAGACCCGCAGGTCATATCAGAGATAATCGAGTCGGTCACCATACCTGTGATGG
This window contains:
- a CDS encoding metal ABC transporter permease, whose product is MLEVFQYGFMQRALVAGIMIAIVCSVIGTFIVLKRLSMIGDGLSHIALGGVALGMLLNVYPVFTALVFSVLSAVGINTLRRAKIYGDVAIAIFFSAGLAVAVVLLSLAKGFNTDLFTYLFGSILTVNETDLMVMLVLGIFTTGAVIMFYKELFYITFDEASAKASGLPVEKLNTLLVVLTAITVVVSLKIVGILLVSSLLVVPVATSLQVSRNFRETIFGSMVFAIFSVIAGLTVSFYFNLAAGGAIVLTSVIVFSIVMIYKSYRR